A region from the Pseudonocardia petroleophila genome encodes:
- a CDS encoding TadE/TadG family type IV pilus assembly protein, whose amino-acid sequence MSLEAERGGSPSVEAAILAVVIGVLIAFVIAGGRLVTVEAVTDHAARSASRVASLHRDAASAQSAAESTARQILDGQDIRCTALTVRIDTSGFATPLGQPASVTATVRCDVDWSDLGLPGASGGRSVEASFTSPIDRWRERA is encoded by the coding sequence ATGTCGCTCGAGGCGGAGCGAGGAGGCAGCCCATCGGTCGAAGCGGCAATCCTCGCTGTCGTGATCGGGGTGCTGATCGCGTTCGTGATCGCCGGCGGACGGCTCGTGACCGTCGAGGCGGTCACGGACCACGCAGCCCGTTCGGCATCTCGCGTGGCGTCCCTCCACCGCGACGCCGCGAGCGCGCAGTCCGCCGCCGAGTCGACGGCCCGGCAGATCCTCGATGGGCAGGACATCCGCTGCACCGCGTTGACCGTCCGGATCGACACCTCGGGGTTCGCGACGCCCCTCGGCCAGCCCGCCTCCGTGACGGCGACAGTGCGCTGCGATGTGGACTGGTCGGACCTCGGCCTCCCCGGAGCGTCGGGAGGTCGATCGGTCGAGGCCAGCTTCACGAGCCCGATCGACCGCTGGCGGGAGCGCGCGTGA
- a CDS encoding TadE/TadG family type IV pilus assembly protein yields the protein MDERGGSTSVEMALLWVTMLLIILAVVQVALLFYAGQLALTAAQDAVRVGRLYEADPTLNAARDHATAFLDRAAGTALQNVIVTADVDAAGTVRVRVEGDALSLVPGVPLSVAREAVGGIERPAP from the coding sequence GTGGACGAGCGGGGCGGATCGACCAGCGTCGAGATGGCATTGCTGTGGGTGACGATGCTGTTGATCATCCTCGCCGTCGTGCAGGTCGCGCTGCTGTTCTACGCCGGGCAGCTGGCCCTGACCGCGGCGCAGGACGCCGTTCGCGTCGGACGGCTCTACGAGGCGGATCCGACGCTGAACGCCGCCCGGGACCACGCGACCGCGTTCCTCGACCGGGCCGCCGGAACCGCGCTGCAGAACGTCATCGTCACCGCCGACGTCGACGCCGCGGGGACCGTTCGGGTCCGGGTGGAGGGCGACGCGCTCTCCCTCGTCCCCGGGGTTCCGCTCTCCGTGGCGCGCGAGGCGGTCGGCGGCATCGAACGGCCGGCTCCATGA